From Micromonospora auratinigra:
TCAGCGCCGCGGCCGGCTTCTTGATCCGGTTGACCTTGGCCACGATGTCCGGCCACACCCGTCGCACCGCGACCGCGTCGAGCGCGCCGGCAGCCGCGGAACCGGGTCGGGGCGGCTCGGGGGTCGCCGGGTCGGGCAGCACCGCCGACGCCGGCACCGGACGGCGGCCGGTCACCCCGGAGTCCGGGCGGTCGCCGCCCGTACCGGTCGAGCCGGCGGTCGGGTCCGCCGCGACCTGGTGGCCGCCGCCCGGGGCCGCGCCGGTCGGGCCGGCGGTGGACGGGGCGGCGGTGGACGGGGCGGCGGAATCGGGCGGGGCCGGGCGCACGGCATCCGCACCGGCCGGATCACCGGCGGCAGGCGTGGCGCGCGGGCCCGGCGAGGTGGACCGGGCACCGGCTGCCGCGGCGACGGCGGCGCGGGCGGCGGCCGCCCCGGTGGGGGCACCGGCAGCCGCCGGCGTGCCGGCGGTCCCCGGGTCGGACGCGGCGACAGCCGCCGCCGGGGCGGGAGCGGCCGGGCGTACCTGCGGGGCGGCGGCGACCGGCGCGGCGCCGGCGGCGGCCGGCGGCAATTCGCCACCACCCAGGGTGAGCCGGCGCTCCATCCGCTCCAGGCGCTGGAGCAGGCCGCCGGTCGAGTCGTCCGCGCCGGGCAGCAGCATCCGGGCGCAGATCAGCTCCAGCAGCAGCCGGGGCGCGGTGGTGCCGCGCATCTCGACCAGGCCGTTGTGCACGATGTCCGCGCACCGGGACAGGGTCGCCGGGCCGAGCTGCTGGGCCTGGGCGGTCATCCGCTCGATCTGGTCGGCCGGGCCGTCGATCAGGCCCTTGGTGGCGGCGTCCGGCACCTGCTGAAGGACGATCAGGTCGCGCAGCCGTTCCAGCAGGTCGGAGGCGAAGCGGCGCAGGTCGTGCCCGGCCTCGGCGACCCGGTCGACGGTCGCGTAGGCGGCGGCGCCGTCCCCGGCGGCGAGCGCGTCGCACATCTCGTCGATCAGCGCGGCGTCGGTGACCCCGAGCAGCGCGGCGGCCCGGGCGTAGCTGACCCCTTCCGGGCCGGCGCCCGCGATGAGCTGGTCGAGCACCGAGAGGCTGTCGCGCATGCTGCCCGCGCCGGCCCGCACCGCCAGCGGGAAGACCGCCGGCTCGACCTTGACCCCCTCCGCCTCGCAGAGCTGCTCCAGGTACGGCCGGACCACCTTCGGCGGGAACAGCCGGAACGGGTAGTGGTGGGTCCGCGACTTGATCGTGCCGAGGACCTTCTCCGGCTCGGTGGTGGCGAAGATGAACTTGACGTACTCCGGGGGCTCCTCGACCAGCTTGAGCAGGGCGTTGAAGCCGGCCGACGAGACCATGTGCGCCTCGTCGATGATGTAGATCTTGAAGCGGCTGCGGGCCGGCGCGAAGAACGCCTTCTCGCGCAGCTCCCGGGCGTCGTCGACGCCGCCGTGACTGGCCGCGTCGATCTCGATGACGTCGATCGAACCGCCGCCGTCGGGGGCCAGCGAGCGGCACGACTCGCACTGCCCGCACGGCTCGGGGGTGGGGCCCTGCTCACAGTTGAGCGAGCGGGCCAGGATCCGGGCGCTGGAGGTCTTGCCGCAGCCGCGCGGGCCGGAGAAGAGGTAGGCGTGGTTGAGGCGGCCACTGCGCAGCGCCTGGGACAGCGGCTCGGTGACCTGCTCCTGGCCGATCATCTCGGCGAAGGTGCGCGGCCGGTACTTGCGGTAGAGCGCCAGCGTCACGCGTCCCGCCTCCTCTCGACCGAGCCATTCTGCGCCGGTCGGGCGCGGGTGACCACCCACCACCCCGTGACCTGACCCGCAGCCACGGTACCGGCGCCCGGAGACAAAAAAGGCCTCCCGTGCACCCGGCAGAGCTCGCTTATCCTTGCTGCCTTCCGGCCCTGGGGAGGTTCACGAGATACCGCCGCACGGGAGGTGCCGCCAAGCCTACCCGACCCGGAGTGGATCTTCTGGGAGGGTGGGGTGGCCCGCTCCGGGGAGACCTGTATCCTGGCTCGCGGAGGATTCGCCTAGAGGCCTAGGGCGCACGCTTGGAAAGCGTGTTGGGTTAACACCCTCACGAGTTCGAATCTCGTATCCTCCGCCGTCGACGAAGGGCCGGCCCCACTGGGCCGGCCCTTCGCCGCACCCGGGGTCGTCAGCCGAGCACGGAGATCGAGCTGTGCGTGCCGGCCGTGCCGCTGATCAGGCCCACGAACGGCACCTGCCGGCCCGAGCCGGAGACCAGGCGTACGGAGACGTAGTCCACGCCGCCCGCCAGGACGAGCGCGTACCGCATGCCCGGCCCCACGCTCTCGATCCACTTGGCGCCGCCGCCCGACCGCTGGAAGGCGCCGCCCTCCACGCTCACCGCCGACGCGCCGACGTAGAAGCCCGCCGAGTTCGATCCGGTGTCGGTGCTGCCGACCCCGGTCGAGTCGGCAGTGCAGCCGGAGACGGTGCAGTTCGCGCCGAGGATCTCGAACCCGTTCCCCGCGAGGTCCTGCGCCTCGCAGCCCACGACGGTGGCGCGGGAGGAGGCGAGCCGGAACCCGGGGCCGGCCGTCGTGGACGTGCCGGTGCCGTAGACCTTGCTGCCCCAGGCCTTGATGTTGCCGCCGCCGAGCAGGTAGCCGCCGGCGTCGCTGCCCTGGCAGGAGCAGCCACTGACGAAGCCGTCCGAGGACTGGAGGTTGTAGCCCCAGCCGCCGGTGTTCTCCACCCGGCAGTCGGTGAGCTTGAATTCCCGCACCCCGCCCGGGTTCGTGCCGCCGAGGTAGATGCCGTCGCCGGTGGTGCGGCTGACGAAGACCCGGGTCAGCCACGGCCCCGGGTCCGGCCCGTACTGGGCGGGGTCGGCGTTGGTCTGGAAGTTGATCCCGTTCGCCACCAGTCCGGCGGCCTCCAGGCCGATGTCGGTGACGCACTGCCGGGAGGCGGTGGAGGCGCCGGCGGGCGTGGTCACCATGGCGGCGCCGCTGAAGCCCGAAGTGGCCTTCAGCAGCGTGGTCAGCGGGCCGGCGCCGATCAGGGCCTGCTTGTCGTTGAGCACCACCGGGCCCTTGACCAGGTAGGTGCCGGGCGCGACGTAGACGGCCGTCTGAGTGGTGTCGGTGCTGAGCGCGGCGTTGATGGCGACCTGGGCGCCGACGGTCTCGTCGGCGATGTACGGGGCACCGGAGCCGGCCTTGCCGACCCAGGGGATCGCCCCGGTGGACGCCAGGGCGGCGGCCTGGGCGGGCGTGATGCCACCCAGCGCGGGCACGGCGACGGCGGCACCGGCGGTGACCGCAGCGGCCCGCAGCAGCTGACGACGGTCGGAACGCTTGTCCTGCATGGTGCTTCCTCCTCGGCGGGCGTCCCCGGTCCCGGCGACCGGAACCGGGTGCGGCGGCGGGGCCACTGCCGGGCGGAAGCGGACGGACGACCGGGCAGCCCCGGGCCCACGCCCGGCCGCGCCCGCTCTCCGCCCGTGTCGATCCCCCGTGGCAGCGGCGAACAGACCGCGCGCCGCATCGTCGGTCATCTTGGCAGCAGGCCGGGCCGCCGTGTGTCCCACGCGGGCTAGCTTGACCGATTCAGGAAGGCTTGCTGCAAGTATCTGCGGCTCACATGGGCGAACGGCCGAATCAACCGGGTCGCAGGAGTTGACAAGTTAACCGGTTCATCATAACTATCGTCTATGTCTTCTCTGGGGCGCCGGTCGGGGGCAAACGACCGGTCGACCCTGTCCGGGCAGAGCTGGTGACCCCACCGGACGTGGCCGTACGCCGGCCGCGCCCACTTCCGCACCCACCACCCGCACGGGAGATCCTCATGACCCTCCGCACCCGCACGCGGGCGTCCCTGGCCGGTACGGCGGCAGCCGTCACCGTGCTGGCCGGCACCCTCGTGACGATGCCGTCCGCGCAGGCCGCGGCGAGCACCTGCTCGGTCCAGTACCAGGTCACCAACGACTGGGGCTCGGGCGCGACCACCAACGTCGTCATCACCAACACCAGCGGGACCGCCGTCAACGGCTGGACCCTGGCCTGGACCTTCCCCGGCACCCAGACGATCACCGACGTCTGGAACGCGACGAAGACCCAGTCGGGCGCGAACGCCACCGCCACCAACCTCAGCTACACCGCCGGCATCCCGGCGAACGGCGGCACGGTGAGCTTCGGCTTCAACGTGAACTACAGCGGGTCGAACCCGGCCCCGACCGCGTTCACACTCAACGGGGTGGCCTGCGGTGGCACCGGCCCGACCGGTTCACCGAGCCCGAGCCCGAGCACCACGCCACCCACCAGCCCGAGCCCGAGCCCGAGCCCGACGGTGGACCCGAACCCCACCGGCGCGCCGACCGGCAACCTGGCGCTGAACCGGCCGACCACCGCCTCGTCGAACGAGAGCACCTCGCTCAGCTCGAACCTGGCCGTCGACGGCAACGGCGGGACCCGCTGGTCCAGCCTCTACACCGATCCGCAGTGGATCCAGGTCGACCTGGGCGCCACGTACCCGATCGCCCTGGTCCGGCTGCGCTGGGAGGCGGCCTACGGCAAGGCGTACCAGATCCAGACCTCGACGGACGGCACCGCCTGGACCTCGGTCTTCAGCACCACGACCGGCGACGGCGGCACCGACGACATCGCGCCTGCCACGGCCTCCGGCCGGTACGTCCGGATGTCCGGCACCGCCCGGGGCACCGCCTGGGGTTACTCGCTCTACGAGTTCGAGGTGTACGCGGTCAAGCCGCCCACCCCGCCGGGCCCGGACTGTGGCCAGAGC
This genomic window contains:
- a CDS encoding right-handed parallel beta-helix repeat-containing protein yields the protein MQDKRSDRRQLLRAAAVTAGAAVAVPALGGITPAQAAALASTGAIPWVGKAGSGAPYIADETVGAQVAINAALSTDTTQTAVYVAPGTYLVKGPVVLNDKQALIGAGPLTTLLKATSGFSGAAMVTTPAGASTASRQCVTDIGLEAAGLVANGINFQTNADPAQYGPDPGPWLTRVFVSRTTGDGIYLGGTNPGGVREFKLTDCRVENTGGWGYNLQSSDGFVSGCSCQGSDAGGYLLGGGNIKAWGSKVYGTGTSTTAGPGFRLASSRATVVGCEAQDLAGNGFEILGANCTVSGCTADSTGVGSTDTGSNSAGFYVGASAVSVEGGAFQRSGGGAKWIESVGPGMRYALVLAGGVDYVSVRLVSGSGRQVPFVGLISGTAGTHSSISVLG
- a CDS encoding glycosyl hydrolase, which encodes MTLRTRTRASLAGTAAAVTVLAGTLVTMPSAQAAASTCSVQYQVTNDWGSGATTNVVITNTSGTAVNGWTLAWTFPGTQTITDVWNATKTQSGANATATNLSYTAGIPANGGTVSFGFNVNYSGSNPAPTAFTLNGVACGGTGPTGSPSPSPSTTPPTSPSPSPSPTVDPNPTGAPTGNLALNRPTTASSNESTSLSSNLAVDGNGGTRWSSLYTDPQWIQVDLGATYPIALVRLRWEAAYGKAYQIQTSTDGTAWTSVFSTTTGDGGTDDIAPATASGRYVRMSGTARGTAWGYSLYEFEVYAVKPPTPPGPDCGQSPADPQANSKVRNLICYLKTHQFVSGQTDLPDADKVQQLTGRYPAIVAFDFMEYTRGSIQTQQVIDWAKSRKGIVAFQWHWYCPRGGNYSAPCDFVPDLSNPSSKLYQDIDLVVGELKKMGDAGVPVLFRPLHEANNNYMWWTKKGQDAYKQLWRLIYDRAQRAGAHNIVWVFNGMASGQGSSLASWYPGDSYTDLVTSDYFQSWSDFDTTKAVSGGKTTGVAETFSPLNPNSDAPWPYFVVWASRDWAGSGKDVAGLWKTAMANPKTISIDQLPDMSAW
- a CDS encoding DNA polymerase III subunit gamma and tau; the encoded protein is MTLALYRKYRPRTFAEMIGQEQVTEPLSQALRSGRLNHAYLFSGPRGCGKTSSARILARSLNCEQGPTPEPCGQCESCRSLAPDGGGSIDVIEIDAASHGGVDDARELREKAFFAPARSRFKIYIIDEAHMVSSAGFNALLKLVEEPPEYVKFIFATTEPEKVLGTIKSRTHHYPFRLFPPKVVRPYLEQLCEAEGVKVEPAVFPLAVRAGAGSMRDSLSVLDQLIAGAGPEGVSYARAAALLGVTDAALIDEMCDALAAGDGAAAYATVDRVAEAGHDLRRFASDLLERLRDLIVLQQVPDAATKGLIDGPADQIERMTAQAQQLGPATLSRCADIVHNGLVEMRGTTAPRLLLELICARMLLPGADDSTGGLLQRLERMERRLTLGGGELPPAAAGAAPVAAAPQVRPAAPAPAAAVAASDPGTAGTPAAAGAPTGAAAARAAVAAAAGARSTSPGPRATPAAGDPAGADAVRPAPPDSAAPSTAAPSTAGPTGAAPGGGHQVAADPTAGSTGTGGDRPDSGVTGRRPVPASAVLPDPATPEPPRPGSAAAGALDAVAVRRVWPDIVAKVNRIKKPAAALMRDAVVRDVDGDVLVLTVKSPVLAQMMGAHTSVLADALYEEFGGRWQIRCEVAGERGGSSLGGPARQSAPPRPAGAGSDGPGDPGAGGPGPGGTGRPAGPVGAEDPAGAGEGSGGPDRPSGPGGSGGPAAGAGGPGGPGSTARAGTARGGPSGSGDGRVGADESRRPAASGPGGGPSGADASTDEEEDWPEAARPGGSASAEDWPEPARPGGATATATAAPAVPKPAGPAATPAPAAAGGPKNSAIAAARAAAAAAAAGGGPGKGPRPAPATRPTADAEWAGEPPYDPDFDGPIRSGARATAPAAPAYEGFDPGDEPTDDVIDERTARQSSEEQAVQLLRETFGAEKIDEVDAR